Within the Maniola hyperantus chromosome 7, iAphHyp1.2, whole genome shotgun sequence genome, the region tagcgcaacggatcagcctggctgtccagcgcggaaatgcagccagtattattGGCACCTGGGCActtggaagctgtgatagcctagtggttagcacgtccgcctcctaatcgaaggtcgggggttagatcccgggcacgcaactataactttcgcagttatgtgcgttttatgtccttaattaaatatcacttgctttgacggggAAGAAAAACATattgagaaaacctgcatgcctctgaaagttctccataatgacgttctcaaaggtgtgtgaattttgccaatccgcacttgaccatctcggtagactatggccaaggcccttgtcactctgagaggagaccggtctgtaatgagccgggatggcttgatcatgctgatgatgatgatggtgattctTGGCACTATTACACGCAGGCATGATTTGTCcagtaattaaataaggctTTATTGtagcactagcttatgcacgtgacttcgttcgcgtggactacacatatttcaaacccctattttacccccttaggggttgaattttcagaaatcctttcttagcggatgcctgcctcataatagctatcaacatgccaaatttcagcccgatccgtccagtagtttgagctgtgcgttgatagatcagtcagtcagtcagtcagtcagtcagtcagtcagtatatttagattttcaattaaagcgtctttaaaaaaatctataacataaaaatgaatcactaaatgtgttgctcattgcaaatctcgagaaccgctgaaccgatttcgcttattctttttttataatattccttgaagaacgaggatggttcttacggagagaaaagctccacccgagcgaagcgggggcgtgtcagctagttgtatataaatatttagattttagacctTTTATTTTAGATTATCTAGAGGTTGTACAACAGAATGAGCCGCATAATGTTAGTTTGCACCGAGTAAAGAATACGCTTACTTACTTACCTCATAATATTTCCAGGGCCCATGATGGTAATAAGAAGAAACTTCTTCCCTTCATCATTCGAGCTGGAAGCTCGTTTCACAATCGTGGAGGATATCAGGCGAGAGTAAACAAGGTTAGTGTCACCTCCCTGGGCGCATTGGTGGCTGCCAAGGTCTTAATACGTATGTGGATAGTCCCAGATTCGATTCTCGGAAGGATAATATGAAACACGCCAGAATCGATAAATAGTTGTaagagacatctgtcaacatttATTAGCTCTTGTTATACAAAGTTTACGCAATGTATAAAAATTTGGTAACGAGAAGAATGGAGCTAATCTTTCAAACATTAAGGCATAAAAGTGGATTTGCTGGGAGACACTACTATATCGTTAGCTCTAGGGTCTAGACCgtacaataataatagtttatgaAACGGTTGCATGCGAGCAGTATAGGCTTTCAAATTTCATCGCTTTAGCAAGCGCAAGCGGTAGCTGTACTGACAGTGGTAATCTTTAATTTTTCTAGGTCTTCTTTCCCAAGGACTATACTCCAGGCAATGCAGACTATGACTTCTCCCTACTCCGTCTAGACCGTCCGATGCCTATCGGCCGTAACATAGCAGTTCTGAATCTGCCTGCAAAAGAATTTCTGATACAAAATGAGGACATCCTCATTGTCACTGGATGGGGCAGTACCCATGTGAGTACCAAACAATATACTTAGTATTATTAATTTGAAAGTGAGTCTTCTTGTGtcatgtctgtttgtttgtctattACTTCTGTAATATAACTCAACTAAGTACTCAACCAActcaaaaatatacttaaatgcataaagtttaaaatacggTTACGGATTAAAAATGCCTATCCGTGTAGGTATTTCTATCCCGCGAAAAAAAGATAATAGAATTGTACTTATAACGttaaaaacgggctgaattgagagcctcttctttttggaagtcgcATAAAAAGAGAAATATACTAGGTAGGTGATGAATGCACAGACAAACATACTATATTAATAACGagatgctgcccgcgacttcgtccgcgtggatttaggtttttaaaaatcccgtgggaattttttgctttcccgggataaaaagttaggATGCAACCTATTTCTGTCCCAAATTTCGtcatcggttgaacggatgggccgtgaaaggctagcacacagacagacagacacactcgcatttataacattaaagtATGGGTTTTATAATAGTAGTGGGGTACCTAGATAGATGATAGTATaaccaatataattattataccgcACTAATGGATGTTGGTCTTGGTAAATTAAACTGCCATTCGAACTACGATATTACAATAGACCGCAGATAGATATAAGTAAACTGTGTTCGGAAGTTAGAACAGCTGTGGCCGTTCCGACATGTTTCCAACTAacatctaggtaggtaggtacaatatgaTATGACAGACATTATTGATCTTTCAAACAGCAAAGTTCAGCTCTCTGAATTATCTAATAGCTATTctacaagtaataataagctCAATTCACTAGGTGTAATCTGGCAAAACAGAataatctgtatggtacaatgTGCAGCATACGATACCaaccgccctcccactgctaaacattaAGAAAAAGCAAGCCCTAAACAAGCAggacgcagcaccacacaaattctCTAAAACACCGGCCGATACAATGGGAGCaactggtgctgcaaatgttcatgggtggcggtaatcacttaccatcaggtgacccgacccggctgttcgtttgctcgctataaaatcaattaaaaaaaataccgatACGTCTTTATACTTAGTTGTGTTCATTTTAGAATTCCGGTTACGGTCACATTCCGGACCGGGTGCGCTTCGTGCCAGTGCCGGTGATGAAGCTGGAAGCGTGTCAGAAGGCTTACAGGTTCTACATCACGCCAAGGATGCTGTGTGCTGGATACGCTACTGGAGGGAAAGATGCTTGTAATGTAGGTAAACATTTGGCTCAGTAACTCGAGAAATTGGACGCTGTTATTCCTATCATAATAAGACATAATTTATGAATCCGAGACAATATGATCGCTaaatatgggcctcataagaaagtttggagtcactcagcgggcaatgAGGAGTTTCTCTAATctatcaaatcagaaacgagggGATCCttaagagaaccagagtaactaaTATTGCTCAGCGGGATATGAAGctaaagtacctatacctacctagcaatcagcaggacacatagttcgaaaacccgATAGATGTTGGagtcccaaagtgctggaatgttAACCTCGCCCCGGAAAATGCAGTGTTGgaaatgcaaattaaaaaaaacaaaaatagagAAATTTTATCCTAAATCCGAGCTCTTGCAAACTCATTCTTGCAAGCGTGCCATTTGCAAATGTTTTTTTTGGAAAGTAAAAGCGACGATGAAAGTTTTTCTAAACTGGCTCAACTTTTTAGTTAGACCTTTGAAAGTTTTTGCTTTTGTAAATGGAACGCTACCAGGAAAGCGCGGGTGCTAATCTTATTTTGTGGTTTTTAGGGCCTTTTCACAATACTTTCTTTGTGACGTTGCATCGTAAAATTCTACGAGAACGCATAACGCTTCGTAGGAATTTACATGGGAATCACACTGAGGTTCTTGCGACGAGACGCCGACGTCGCACCGCAAGTATTGTGGAAGGGCCCTTACTCATCATCAGGGCACACTTGCAGAGTCAAATCAGCCTTTTTTGGATAATAACTAAAACTCATCTTTGTTTTCTTTAAGATATGGTCGAAATTTGATTGACTGAAAACAACTTAGAGGAAACGATCTCTttcgtgttttgttttcattcaATCCAATATCTCGGCTCGATTATTTCGGCTTTCAGCACGATTCAGGTGGGCCAGCAGTCCGCGATGGTGTTTTACTTGGAATAGTCTCATTCGGTGGTAAAAAGTGTGGCGATCCCAGGTCACCTGGAGTCTACAGCAGGGTGACTGAAATAACCGATTGGGTGGAAAGTACGATCAATGATAACGAGGCCTGGAAAGTTCCTGAACTGAAGGCGAAAATAGAGAAAGCCAGGCAAAGAGAGCGCGAGTTgcagaagtaggtacctacctactcatctaGCTATCTGTTAATCAGTTCTGAACCTATTTCTTATAACTCAAAACTTATTTTGAACATTATATGTTGACATCTGAATAAGAAATCCACAGTCATGTAGGGCCTGTAGGGGGTGAGTTTtaggtaattatatttttattcataagaaATCGCGACCGATCAAAGTCAACAGCTGGACATAAGTTTCTTAATGGTCTCGTATAGGGTGTTCGACGCTTGTGTCGTTCACTTTTGTCCAcagtccagcggctccctgcgactgctcgtttaaaatacctaaatacttatctacttacaGTCATCATCCATCTTCCTTAAGATTCCTTTTCAGGCTGGAAATGTTTTGTAATATGTACCTAGATGACACGAATCAATAAAATGAATGATGAAGTTCAAATCATTATGACTATTCTGGATTAGGCATAGGCATAGGTACTTATTGGTATGCATTCCGAAATAATATTGGGTACTTTTTGTAGGTTTAAGGCAAGGGTAGaagaaaaaaagaataaaataaagaattgGATCCGAGAGACGCTTAAATCGCCGACTTTTCTAGAAGTGGCCAAGAAAAAACTTGTAGAGGCTGGGTTTCTTTTCAGAAGAAATTTTAAAAGATTTGATGATTCTAAGAGCACTATTGACGATAAAACTATGGATGAGATAAATCTGTCAAATCTTATAaatgaaaggattttagaaGAAGATGCAGAAAAGAATGAAGCAGAACTTCTCCTGAGGACCTTGGCAATGCAAGAGGTGATATTCAATGGGGATAGCAAAGAAAGATTTGCTTCTACGGATTTCGAAGACAGTGAGGAGTATACTAAAGCTATTTTAGCGTATttaattagtaaataaatattttggtatataataactaaaacttactttatttttgtctcatcatcgtcatcaccatgatcaacccatcgctagctcactacagagcacgggtgttgTCTCAGAACGAAAATGGCGAACGAAATAAATGGTTCGAGGGAAAATTCATGGAAAATAACAAGAGTATCGCCATCTAGCtatgttgtttgttggtttaatggTTTGGCCTTCAGtcacgccgcaacgaagcaacagatcgacgtaattttttgcatgggcataggcACTCTATGGTCAGAGATTGCAAATGGCTGCCATTTGTGTTTTGAATCGgcatggtgttttgttttttctgttttggcGAAAGGTAAATTCCGTTACTAGTACGTCGAGTCGAGTGGTTTCTTCTTCGTCTTCTcgtgaaattaacatttagtgatctgtgagacataataaaaataaaaagtaaatcacaatcagtgtttgttattccaatgaacctataataattaaggtGCCAATAAAAAGGTGGTCCTGTTACACTGCGTGCATTAAAtagataaaccaaaatcacatggatctttgacttttcagtgttttattgttttcaattcactaataaattaagtattattgttaaattaatacttGTTTTGAAACTCAATAAAACACTGTAAAGTCAACGGTCTATTGTGGTTTACCTATATAATGCACGTAGGTACCACCTATTTAattataggtatagtaggtatatatgtatgtagatacctataggtatgtatacagtTACAGTCGTAGGTGACCAACTAATAGATGGTGCTAGGTTTGCATTAGGAATTTGGGTGACATTAAAATCTTATGAGAAGGCTCTCTatttccagtgtattactttactctatgggcaTAGGTAAAGGTCTGGAGAGTGGCATAaatgatactttttatcccggaaaatcaaagaactcccatgggatttttaaaaaccacgtggacgaagttacgggcattagctagttatttattatatattattattatttatatattagcAAAATCTACGAAGGGACATAAGAATATTAGGGAAAATTCATGGATAATCACATGAGTATCGCCATCTAGCGATGACATAGGTAATTACTATGAGCAATGCCCTCCGGAGGAAAGAAGCCTAACTGTGTAGGAACTGTGTAGTGTGGTGTAGTGCAATAATTTGTGTCGAAGCGACATCTATTGATGAGTAGAATTATGATACAAAACTGTAAGTTTCGTTATTGCACATAGAGGGCATGGCATGGCAGTTGGCCAGTGGCCGGTAGCCACTAGCCGTGTCAGCAGTTAGAGCCACAGAGAGTAACCTCAGCCTGAGGTCCTCAGGTCAGGCTAGGCATTTTGAAAGTTCCATAATATCGACTTAAGTAAGTGGAGctaacctttttagggttccgtaccttaaaaggaataaaattacgtaattaaaaaaactaaaaaacccgactgctaataaataataactggTAACTGAAAAGCAAAAAAATAAGCTCTGCATTCTATATTCCTAATAGAAATTGATAAGGTCATAAACTTAAATATTAGAAAATGTATGGCAGGCGGGGGCATTACTTAGCcaactactacctacttaggACTTATTCAGGACTTGCCCCCGCCTCGGCCGCCTGCCATACATTTTctttatatttatgtttatcaatgaccttatcaatttctattttatagaaTGTTGAGCTTGTTTTTTTGCTTTTCAACCAGTTAGGTACTATTTGTTACCAGtcgggttttttaatttttttcattacgtaaaaaaaactttaaaaacgtTTCTCccggtgttggggacaataaatacctactcagagaaattttcagcttttataaaataaagaaggtctggcTTTGACTCAACACAATAAAAACAAGGAACCAACCAaaaaagcttaattcgctataagCCGCCATAACTGACAAATCTGTATGATACAACATGCTGTATGCGATATGCGCTTTCCGCCCTCCCA harbors:
- the LOC117983779 gene encoding uncharacterized protein produces the protein MYFMKETIYRLVILHKLVLNLNAQEFKDKYDTRNRYADIVESVSQGFVNSDESYVNNDDDENLNDEDIVSLLEERYRFMNDNTSTRYQIRKDDRVNSYPESRTDRKLAWAFRAYAVRRIVGGMETSISMYPYNVAISRNGKHWCGGSIIDEQWVLTAGHCLESAHDGNKKKLLPFIIRAGSSFHNRGGYQARVNKVFFPKDYTPGNADYDFSLLRLDRPMPIGRNIAVLNLPAKEFLIQNEDILIVTGWGSTHNSGYGHIPDRVRFVPVPVMKLEACQKAYRFYITPRMLCAGYATGGKDACNHDSGGPAVRDGVLLGIVSFGGKKCGDPRSPGVYSRVTEITDWVESTINDNEAWKVPELKAKIEKARQRERELQKFKARVEEKKNKIKNWIRETLKSPTFLEVAKKKLVEAGFLFRRNFKRFDDSKSTIDDKTMDEINLSNLINERILEEDAEKNEAELLLRTLAMQEVIFNGDSKERFASTDFEDSEEYTKAILAYLISK